ACGACGCCGACACCGCCGCCGCCCTGAACAAAATGGGCGCCACCCACAAGGACTGTGCGGTGAGCGACATCGTCGAAGACAAGGCGCGCAAACTGGTGAGCACCCCGGCCTACATGCTGGCCCAATCGATCAGTGAGGCCGCATCAGGCATCAACAAACTGGTCGACCGCGTGCTCGAACTGACCCACGAAAACGACGCCTGACAGCCCCTCAACTCATGTAGGAGCGAGCCTGCTCGCGATGGCGGCCTTACAGCCAACTTCAATGTTGGACGTGCCGGCCCCATCGCGAGCAGGCTCGCTCCTACAGGATCAATTACAGGCATCAGGCTTTGCGGGTCAGCCTTGTAAGTATCCGATCCAGCGCATTGGCAAACGCCTGCTTCTCCCGCTCGCCAAACGGCGCCGGCCCGCCGCTCATCTGCCCCTGCTCGCGCAAGTCGGTAAACAGGTTACGCACCGCCAGCCGATCACCCATGTTCTGCGCATCGAACTCCTTGCCCCGCGGGTCCAGCGCCGCAACGCCATTCTTTACCAGGCGATCGGCCAGCGGCACGTCGCTGCAGATCACCAGTTCACCGGGCACGGCATGCTCCACCAGGTAGTCGTCGGCCGCATCCGGGCCGCTCGGTACCACGATCAGCTTCACCAGCGCCAGGCCCGGCTTGTTCTGCGGCTGCCCGGCCACCATCACCACTTCGAACTGGCGCTTGAGGGCGAACTTCACCACCAGATCCCTCGCCGCCCGGGGGCAGGCGTCGGCATCGATCCATACGCGCATAGCTTGTTTCCTCGTCTAAAAGCATCGCGGGCAAGCCTTGCTCCTACAGTTAAGTGTCGTACACACCATGGTGTGTCACCACAAAACCTGTGGGAGCAAGGCTTGCCCGCGATTGTGAGCGAAGCGAATGTTGTTAAGCCGTAACCCGCCGCTTTTCAGCCAGACGACTACGACCATACAGCACGACAATCGCAATCAATGCCACCGCCTGCGCACTCAACGAATACGCATCGGCATGAATTCCCAGCCAATCGAACTCAAAGAACGGCACCGGCCGCGTGCCGAAGATGCCCGCTTCCTGCAACGCCTTCACGCCATGCCCGGCAAACACCACCGACAGCGCACACAGCAGGCCGGCGTTGATGCTGAAGAACAACGCCAACGGCAGTTTCGCCGAGCCACGCAGGATCACCCACGCCAGGCCGACCAGCAGCACCAGCGCCGTCGCACCGCCGGCCAATACCGCGTCGTGGCCCGCAGGACCCGCCTGTAACCACAGGGTTTCGTAGAACAGGATCACTTCGAACAGCTCGCGATACACCGAGAAGAACGCCAGGATCGCAAAACCGAAACGCCCACCGCCGCCCACCAGGCTGCTCTTGATGTAGTCCTGCCAGGCTGCCGCGTGACGACGGTCATGCATCCACACGCCCAGCCACAGCACCATGACGCTGGCGAACAACGCGGTCGCGCCTTCCAGCAATTCACGCTGCGAACCGCTGACATCGATCACATACGCCGCCAACGCCCAGGTTCCCAGGCCCGCCAGCAACGCCAGTCCCCAACCGACGTTGACGCTGCGCACCGCCGATTGCTGGCCGGTGTTACGCAGGAAGGCCAGGATCGCCGCCAGCACCAGAATCGCTTCCAACCCTTCGCGCAACAGAATCAACAGGCCGGAAATGTAGCTCAGAGACCAGCTCAAGCCATCGCTGCCGAGCAAGCCTGCAGAGGTCTTGAGCTTGGCCTTGGCCGCGTCCAGGCGCTGCTCGACCTGCTCGATCGGCAGGCCGTCCTGCAACGACTGTCGGTAGGCCATCAGCGATTTTTCGGTGTCCTTGCGCACGTTGGTGTCGACGTTATCGAGGGAGCTTTCGACCAGTTCGAAGCCTTCCAGGTACGCCGCTACTGACAGGTCGTAGGCCTGATCGTGGTCGCCGGCACGGTAGGCGGCGACACTCTTGTCCAGCGTCGCCGCGGTGTAGTCGAGCAACTGCGCCGGGCCGCGCTTGACCTGCGGCGGTTGCGCGCGCTGTGCGCGGAAGATCGCGACGGCCTGCGCGCCATCTGCCGCCTGCACCTCGGCCGGAGTCTGGCGGGCCAGGTCGGCGATGTTGTAGATCTTGTCGCCGGCGGCGGTCGCGGGGTCGGCGCTGAAGCTGGCGATGTAGGTGGCCAGGTCCCAACGCTGACGATCGTCCAGCTGATCGGCGAAGGCCGGCATGTCAGTACCTTCAACACCCAGCCCCAGGGTGCTGTAGATCGCATACAGGCTCAGGTGATCCATTCGCACGGCGTCGCGCAGATTGGCCGGAGGCGGCGTCATCCCCACGCCCGCCGGGCCGTCGCCGGCACCGCTATCGCCATGGCACACCGAGCAGTGCTGCGCGTACAGCGGCGCGCCACGGGTCGGGTCCGGGGTGATGATCGGCGCCTGGCTCACTTCATAGGCCACCGCCAGTTTCGCCCCCAGCTGCCGCGCCTGACGGGCGACATCCGCGCCGTCCTGACGGTCAGTGATCGCCCCGCGAAGCGTGGTGATGCCCTGCTCCAGCACGGCCTTTTCCGGCTTGGCCGGCATGGCGCTCACCAGACCTTGCAACGCCTGGACGAACTCCAGTTGCTCGCGGTATTCCGACTCGTTGACGACCTCACCTGCCTG
This genomic interval from Pseudomonas putida contains the following:
- a CDS encoding YaiI/YqxD family protein; amino-acid sequence: MRVWIDADACPRAARDLVVKFALKRQFEVVMVAGQPQNKPGLALVKLIVVPSGPDAADDYLVEHAVPGELVICSDVPLADRLVKNGVAALDPRGKEFDAQNMGDRLAVRNLFTDLREQGQMSGGPAPFGEREKQAFANALDRILTRLTRKA
- a CDS encoding FTR1 family protein; amino-acid sequence: MISPSRFLAWLVAPVLALCSLNLLADTVEGAPQALHLLDYIGADYPQAVQAGEVVNESEYREQLEFVQALQGLVSAMPAKPEKAVLEQGITTLRGAITDRQDGADVARQARQLGAKLAVAYEVSQAPIITPDPTRGAPLYAQHCSVCHGDSGAGDGPAGVGMTPPPANLRDAVRMDHLSLYAIYSTLGLGVEGTDMPAFADQLDDRQRWDLATYIASFSADPATAAGDKIYNIADLARQTPAEVQAADGAQAVAIFRAQRAQPPQVKRGPAQLLDYTAATLDKSVAAYRAGDHDQAYDLSVAAYLEGFELVESSLDNVDTNVRKDTEKSLMAYRQSLQDGLPIEQVEQRLDAAKAKLKTSAGLLGSDGLSWSLSYISGLLILLREGLEAILVLAAILAFLRNTGQQSAVRSVNVGWGLALLAGLGTWALAAYVIDVSGSQRELLEGATALFASVMVLWLGVWMHDRRHAAAWQDYIKSSLVGGGGRFGFAILAFFSVYRELFEVILFYETLWLQAGPAGHDAVLAGGATALVLLVGLAWVILRGSAKLPLALFFSINAGLLCALSVVFAGHGVKALQEAGIFGTRPVPFFEFDWLGIHADAYSLSAQAVALIAIVVLYGRSRLAEKRRVTA